Within Candidatus Methylomirabilota bacterium, the genomic segment CGCGGCGGCGCGGCGTCGGCCTCGCCTGCTCGGCGTACATGACGGGCGCGGGCACCGCGGTGTACTGGAACAACATGCCGCACTCGGGCGTCGTCCTGCGCGCCGACCGCAGCGGCGGCGTCTCCGTGCTCTGCGGCGCGACCGACATCGGCCAGGGCTCGGACTCGATCCTCGCGTACCTGCCGGCGGAGGTCCTCGGCATCGACCCGAAGGACGTGCACGTGCACCCCGCCGACACGAGCCTCACCCCGGTGGACCTCGGCTCGTACTCCTCGCGCGTGACGCTCATGTGCGGCGTGGCGGCGATCCAGGCCGCCGAGCGGCTCCGGAGCGTGATCGCCCGCGCGGTCGCGACGAAGCTCGAGGTCGGCCCCGAGGCGCTCGTGTTCAGGGACCGCAAGGTGGGTGTGCCCGCCGACTGGGAGAACGCGCTCACCTTCGTGCAGGCGGTCGAGCTCGCCGAGGCGGCGCACGGCGTGCTCGCGTTCGCGGGCTCGTACGCGCCTCCCAAGCGCGCCGGGAAGTACAAGGGCGGCGGCGTCGGGCCCTCGCCGTGCTACTCGTATTCCGCGTGCGTCGTGGAGCTGAGCGTCGACGAGGAGACGGGCGAGATCGAGCTGCACGACGTGTGGATCGCGCACGACATCGGGCGCGCGCTCAACCCGCTGCTCGTCGAGGGCCAGGTGGAGGGCTCCGTCTACATGGGCATCGGCGAGGCGCTCATGGAGGGCCAGGTCTTCCGCGAGGGCGTCCACAAGCAGCCCTCGATGCTCGATTATAAGAGCCCGACGACGCTCGAGACGCCCGACATCCACACCTTCCTCGTCGAGACCGACGATCCGGAAGGGCCGTTCGGCGCCAAGGAAGCGGGGCAGGGGCCGCTCCTGCCCGTGCCCCCGGCGATCGCGAACGCGATCTACCACGCGGTCGGCGTGCGCTGCGACGAGGTGCCGATCACGCCCGAGATGATCCTGAAGGGGCTCGAGCTCCGGAGCCGCGGCAAGCCTCCGCGCGTCGGGCCCGAGAAGATCCCGCTCTTCACGTTCAAGGAGCCGGTGGCGGTCGAGTCCGCGTTCGGCCAGCCGGCCGACGCCGTGGCCGTCCGCCCCTTCACGCCATGATCCGTCTCCCGCCCTTCACCTATCTCCTGCCGCGGACCCTCGGCGACGCCGCGCGGGCGCTCGCGGAGCATGGCGCGGACGCGATGATCGTCGCGGGCGGGACCGACCTGTTCCCGAACATGAAGCGCCGGCAGTTCGAGCCGAAGGTGCTCGTGGGCCTCCGCGGGATCCGCGAGCTCGCCGGCGTCCGCGGCGGCCCGCGCGAGGGCCTGACGCTCGGCGCCGGCACGACGCTCTCCGCCGTGGCCGCGCACCCGGAGGTCGCCGCGCACTACCCGGCGCTCGCGACGGCCGCGGGCCTCGTGTCCTCGCCGCAGCTCCGCAACATGGGCACGCTCGGCGGCAACGTGTGCGTGGACACGCGCTGTAACTACTACAACCAGTCCTACGAGTGGCGGAAGGCGGTCGGCTTCTGCATGAAGAAGGACGGCGACATCTGCCTGGTCGCGCCCGGGAGCCCGCGCTGCTGGGCGGTCTCGTCGTCGGACACGGCGCCCGTCCTCTGGAGCCTCGGCGCCCGCGTGCGGCTCGTCGGCGCGTCGGGCGAGCGCACCGTCCCGCTCGAGGCGCTCTACCGCGACGACGGTATCGAGTACCTCGCCAAGCAGCCGGGCGAGATCGTCGCGGACATCGGGCTGCCGCCCGCCGACGGCTGGCGGAGCGCGTACCTGAAGCTCCGGCGGCGCGGCTCCTTCGACTTCCCCGTCCTCGGCGTCGCGGTCGCGCTGCGGCTGGACGGCGCCCGCGTCGCCGAGGCGCGGATCGTCCTCGGCGCCGTCGCCTCGCAGCCGCGCCCGGCGCCCGCCGCGGCGGCGGCGCTCGCGGGCGAGCGGCTCACGCCCGAGCTGATCGCGCGCGTGGCCGACCTCGCCGCCGGGCCGTCGAAGCCGCTCGACAACACCGACTTCACGCATCCGTACCGGAAGAAGATGACCCGCGTCTTCGTCGCGCGCGCGCTGCGCGCGCTCGCGGGGCTCGACGCGCCCGGCCGCGCGGACGCGGAGGTCGCGTGAGCTCGCTCGGCGCGCGGATCCGGCGCCTCCGCGCGGAGCGCGAGCTCCAGCAGCGGCAGCTCGCCGAGAAGGCGGACCTCACCCCGAGCATGGTGTCGCAGATCGAGTCGGGGCGGCTCACGCCCTCGCTCCACACGCTCGGCCGCGTCGCCGCCGCGCTCGGCGTGCCGATGGGCTCGCTCTTCGACGCGGAGCCCGTGGGCTCGATCGTCGTCTCGCGCCGGACGGACCATCCGGTCGTCACGTTCGACGGCTCGTCGGAGCGCTGGACGGTCCTCGGCGCGGGCCTCTTCCAGGGGAAGATCCGCGCGGTCGTGTCCACGCTCGGGCCGAAGTCGCGCGGCGTCACGACCGAGAAGGTCGTCATCAAGCCCGGCCAGATGAAGCTCTTCTACGTGCTCCGCGGGAAGGTCGCGCTCCACTACAACGGCGACCGCCACGTCCTCGAGGCGGGCGACAGCGCGCTGCTCGACGGCGGGACGCCGCACGGCTGGGAGAACCTCGGCGCGAGACAGGCCCAGGCGCTCTGGGTCATCCTGGGATAGGGACCATGGCCGACACCGGCGAACACGTGCGCGTGGACTTCCGGACCGAGCCCGCGAAGTACCGGCACTGGAAGCTCTCCTTCGACGGCCCCGTGGCGACGCTCGCGATGGACGTCCGCGAGGACGGCGGGCTCACGCCCGGGTACGAGCTGAAGCTCAACTCCTACGACCTCGGTGTGGACATCGAGCTCTACGACGCGATCCAGCGCCTCCGCTTCGAGCACCCCGAGGTGGGCGCGGTCGTCGTCACGTCGGGCAAGGAGCGCGTCTTCTGCGCGGGCGCGAACATCCGCATGCTGAGCCAGTCCGCCCACGGCTTCAAGGTGAACTTCTGCAAGTTCACCAACGAGACGCGCAACGCCCTCGAGGAGGCGACGGCGGAGTCGCGCCAGACCTGGCTCACGGCCGTCAACGGCCCGTGCGCCGGCGGCGGCTACGAGCTCGCGCTGGCGACCGACTGGATCGTCATGGCCGACGACGCGAACACGGCCGTGTCGCTGCCCGAGGTGCCGCTCCTGGCCGTCCTGCCGGGCACGGGCGGGCTCACGCGCCTCGTGGACAAGCGCCACGTGCGCCGCGACCGCGCGGACTTCTTCTGCACGACGGAGGAGGGCGTGAAGGGCCGGCGCGCCGTCGAGTGGGGCCTCGTGGACGAGGTGGTGCCGCGCTCGAAGCTCGACGCGCACGTCCGGGAGCGCGCGCGGGAGCTCGCGGCGCGCACGGACAGACCCGCCGCGGCGCGCGGGATCCGGCTCACGCCGCTCGAACGGACGGTCGAGGGGGACCGGGTCACGTACGGCACCGTCGCCTGCACGCTCGACCGGGCGCGCGCGCTCGCCGAGATCACCGTCGTGGGCCCGGCCGCGCCGCCGCCCGCGGACGCCGAGGGCATCCACGCGCAGGGCGCCGCGTTCTGGCCGCTCGCGCTCGCGCGCGAGCTCGACGACCTGATCCTCCACCTCCGCACGAACGAGGCGGAGATCGGCGTCTGGGTCTTCAGGACCGTGGGCGCCGCGGCGCTCGTCGAGGCCCACGACAAGGCGCTCGCCGCCCATCGCGACGACTGGCTCGTGCGCGAGATCCGCCTCTACCTGCGGCGCACACTCAAGCGCCTCGACGTCTCGTCGCGCTCCCTCTTCGCGCTCGTCGAGCCGGGCTCGTGCTTCGCCGGCACGCTGCTCGAGCTCTGCCTGGCGGCGGACCGCGCGTACATGCTCGACGGCACGCGCGAGGGCTCGAACCGGCCGGCGCCCGTGCTGCGGCTCACCGAGCTGAACTTCGGCGCCTACCCGACGGTGAACGGCCTCTCGCGCCTCGCGAGCCGCTTCCTCGCCGAGCCCGCGCGGGTGGACAAGCTCCGCGCGCGCGCCGGCGAGGACCTCGACGCCCGGGCGGCGGCGGAGGCCGGGCTCGTCACGTTCACGCCCGACGACATCGACTGGGAGGACGAGGTCCGGCTCGCGCTGGAGGCGCGCGCCGCCTTCTCGCCGGACGCGCTCACGGGCATGGAGGCCTCGCTCCGGTTCGGCGGGCCCGAGACGCTCGAGAGCAAGATCTTCGCCCGCCTGTCGGCGTGGCAGAACTGGATCTTCCAGCGCCCGAACGCCGTCGGCCCCAAGGGGGCCCTCTCGGTCTACGGCACCGGGCAGCGCGGCGAGTTCGATCGAAGGAGAGTGTGATGGCCGGCATCGACTATACGGAGCGGATCCCGAACAACGTGGGCCTCGCCGAGAACCGCCGGCTCCAGCGCGCCCTCGAGGAGTGGCAGCCGAAGTTCCTCGGCTGGTGGATGGACATGGGGCCCCACGGCTACCAGGCGACGGAGACCTACCTGCGCACGGCGGTGAGCGTGGACGCGCAGGGGTGGGCGCAGTTCGGCTGGGTGAGGATGCCGGAGTACCGCTGGGGGATCTTCCTCGCCGAGCCGGGGCCCGGGCGCCGGATCGCCTTCGGCGATCACAAGGGCGCGCCGGCGTGGCAGGAGGTGCCGGGCGAGTACCGCGGCGTCCTGCGCCGCCTCGTCGTCACGCAGGGCGACACCGAGCCCGCGTCGGTCGAGCAGCAGCGCCGGCTCGGGCGCACGTCGCCGTCGCTCTACGACCTGCGCAACCTCTTCCAGGTCAACGTCGAGGAGGGCCGCCACCTCTGGGCAATGGTCTACCTGCTCGACGCCTACTTCGGCCGCGACGGCCGCGAGGAGTCCGAAGCGCTGCTCCAGCGGCGCTCGGGCGACCGCGACCGGCCGCGCATCCTCGGCGCGTTCAACGAGCCGACGCCCGACTGGCTCAGCTACTTCATGTTCACGTTCTTCACCGACCGCGACGGCAAGTACCAGCTGGCGGCGCTCGCGGAGAGCGGCTTCGACCCGCTCTCGCGCACCTGCCGGTTCATGCTGACGGAAGAGGCGCACCACATGTTCGTCGGCGAGACCGGGATCGGGCGCGTCGTGCAGCGCGCCTGCCAGCTCATGCGCGAGCACAAGACGGACGACGTCCGCCGCCACGGCGGGATCGACCTGCCGACGCTCCAGCGCTACCTCAACTTCCACTACTCGGTGTCGCTCGACCTCTTCGGGTCGGAGATCTCGACCAACGCGGCGAACTTCTACACGATGGGGCTCAAGGGCCGGTTCGAGGAGATGAAGAAGACCGACGACCATCAGCTCAAGAGCGCGACGTACCCGGTCACCACGCTCGACGGCGAGACGCTCGTCGCGCGCGACGAGCCCGCGCTGCCGTCGCTGAACGAGCGGCTGCGCGACGACTACATCGCGGACTGCCAGCGCGGCGTGGACCGCTGGAACCGGATCATCAAGGAGCACGGCATCGACGCCTCGCTCCGCCTGCCGCACCGGGGCTTCCACCGCGCCATCGGGCTCTGCGCCGACGTCCGCGTGTCGCCGGATGGGCGCGTGCTGACCCAGGCGGAGTGGGACGCGAAGAAGCACGCGTGGCTGCCGACCGCGGAGGACCAGGCCTGGGTCGAGAGCCTGATGCGCCCCGTCACCGAGGCCGGAAAGTTCGCCGGCTGGATCGCGCCGCCGCCGCGCGGCGTCAACGGCCAGCCGCTGGACTTCGAGTACGTCCGGCTCGCCTGAGGAGACCGCCATGCCCAGGGTCGTCACCCCGCGAGAGTTCGGGAAGCCCCTCGGGATGTACTCGCACGGCATGCTCGCCGCCGCCGGCGAGCTCCTCGTGGTGGCGGGGCAGGTCGGGACGGACCGCGAGGGCCGGGCCGGCGACGACGTCATCGCCCAGACCAAGCAGGCGTTCGCGAACGTCGGCGCGGTCCTCGACGCGGGCGGCTGCCGCTGGCGCGACGTCGTGCGCCTGCAGACGTTCCTCACGAGCGCCGACGACATCGCCGGGTTCATGAAGGCCCGGCAGGAGGTCTTCCCGCGCTACTTCCCGGACGGCGCGTACCCGCCGAACACGCTCCTGATCGTGAGCCGGCTCGTGCGGCCGGAGCTGCGGGTCGAGATCGAGGCGATGGCCGTGCGCCCGCGCCCCGTCGCCCGGCGCAAGCCGGCGCCCCGGCGAAAGTCGCGACGCTGACCGGTCACCACTGGAGGAGCCGCCCATGAACGCGTCGGAGATTCTGCCGCCCCAGTTCAACGTGGCCGCGCACTTCGTGGACCGGAACGTCGCGGAGGGCCGCGGCGCCGCGCCGGCGCACCTGTACGAGGACCGGACGCTGACCTACGCCGACGTCCAGGACCTCACGAACCGCGCCGGCAACGCGCTGCTCGAGCTCGGCGTCGACATGGAGGACCGCGTCCTGCTGCTCTGCCTCGACGCGCCGGAGTTCGTCGGGGCGTTCTGGGGCGCGATCAAGATCGGCGCGATCCCGATCCCGGTGAACACCCTCCTGCGAACGGCGGACTACCTCTACTTCCTGAACGACAGCCGCGCGAAAGTCGCCGTGGTCTCGGCGCCACTCCTCGCCGAGGCGGCGCCGGCGCTCGCGGAGGCCCGGCGGCTCGAGCACGTCCTGGTCGCCGGCGGCCCCCCGGGCCCGTTCCTGTCCTGGGAGGCGTGGCTCGCGCGCGCCTCCGCGACGCTGACGGCGGCCCCGACGTCGCGGGACGAGCCCGCGTTCTGGCTCTACTCGTCGGGCTCGACGGGCTCGCCGAAGGGCGCGGTGCACCTCCACCACGACATGGTCATCTGCGCCGAGACCTACGCGAAGCAGGTGCTCGGGCTCCGCGCGAGCGACCGGGTGCTCTCAGCGGCGAAGCTCTTCTTCGCCTACGGGCTCGGCAACGCCGGCTACTTTCCGCTGAGCGTCGGCGCCCAGAGCGTGCTCTACCCGCACCGGCCGATGCCGGAGACGATGTTCGAGCTGATCGCGCGCTGCCGCCCGACGATTTTCTTCGGCGTCCCCACGCTCTACGCCGCGATGCTGGCCGTGAAGGAGGCCGAGCGGCGCTTCGACACCTCCTCGCTCCGCCTCTGCGTGTCCGCGGGCGAGGCGCTGCCCGAGGAGATCTACAACCGCTGGCGCGAGCGCTTCGGCGTCGAGATCGTGGACGGCATCGGGACGACGGAGATCCTCCACATCTTCCTCTCGAACCGTCCCGGCCGCGCCCGGCCGGGCTCGACGGGCCTGCCCGTGCCCGGCTACGAGGCGAGCGTCGTGGACGACGAGGGGCGGCCGGTGCCGCAGGGCGAGATCGGGAACCTCCGCGTCAAGGGCGACTCGATCATGGCCTATTACTGGAACAAGCACGAGAAGAGCAAGGAGGCGCTCTTCGGCGCCTGGATCCAGACCGGCGACAAGTACTACCAGGACCCGGACGGCTACTTCTGGTACTGCGGCCGCGCTGACGACATGCTGAAGGTCGGCGGCATCTGGGTCTCGCCGGTCGAGGTCGAGGCCACGCTCGTGCGCCACCAGGCCGTGCTCGAGGCGGCGGTGGTCGGCAAGGAAGACGCCGACCGGCTCGTCAAGCCCAAGGCGTTCGTCGTCCTCAAGGAGCCGGCGACCGCCTCCGCCGGGCTCGCCGACGAGCTCAAGGCGTTCGTGAAGGACAAGATCGCGCCCTACAAGTACCCGCGCTGGATCGAGTTCGTCGCCGAGCTGCCCAAGACGGCGACGGGCAAGATCCAGCGCTTCAAGCTCCGGGCCTGAGCGGCCCCTCGCGCGTGTTCGACCCGCGGCTCGAGACCCTCGCGCCGGACGCCCTGCGCGAGCACCAGTGGCGGCGCTTCCACGCGATGGC encodes:
- a CDS encoding molybdopterin cofactor-binding domain-containing protein; the encoded protein is RRRGVGLACSAYMTGAGTAVYWNNMPHSGVVLRADRSGGVSVLCGATDIGQGSDSILAYLPAEVLGIDPKDVHVHPADTSLTPVDLGSYSSRVTLMCGVAAIQAAERLRSVIARAVATKLEVGPEALVFRDRKVGVPADWENALTFVQAVELAEAAHGVLAFAGSYAPPKRAGKYKGGGVGPSPCYSYSACVVELSVDEETGEIELHDVWIAHDIGRALNPLLVEGQVEGSVYMGIGEALMEGQVFREGVHKQPSMLDYKSPTTLETPDIHTFLVETDDPEGPFGAKEAGQGPLLPVPPAIANAIYHAVGVRCDEVPITPEMILKGLELRSRGKPPRVGPEKIPLFTFKEPVAVESAFGQPADAVAVRPFTP
- a CDS encoding benzoate-CoA ligase family protein, which produces MNASEILPPQFNVAAHFVDRNVAEGRGAAPAHLYEDRTLTYADVQDLTNRAGNALLELGVDMEDRVLLLCLDAPEFVGAFWGAIKIGAIPIPVNTLLRTADYLYFLNDSRAKVAVVSAPLLAEAAPALAEARRLEHVLVAGGPPGPFLSWEAWLARASATLTAAPTSRDEPAFWLYSSGSTGSPKGAVHLHHDMVICAETYAKQVLGLRASDRVLSAAKLFFAYGLGNAGYFPLSVGAQSVLYPHRPMPETMFELIARCRPTIFFGVPTLYAAMLAVKEAERRFDTSSLRLCVSAGEALPEEIYNRWRERFGVEIVDGIGTTEILHIFLSNRPGRARPGSTGLPVPGYEASVVDDEGRPVPQGEIGNLRVKGDSIMAYYWNKHEKSKEALFGAWIQTGDKYYQDPDGYFWYCGRADDMLKVGGIWVSPVEVEATLVRHQAVLEAAVVGKEDADRLVKPKAFVVLKEPATASAGLADELKAFVKDKIAPYKYPRWIEFVAELPKTATGKIQRFKLRA
- a CDS encoding RidA family protein — its product is MPRVVTPREFGKPLGMYSHGMLAAAGELLVVAGQVGTDREGRAGDDVIAQTKQAFANVGAVLDAGGCRWRDVVRLQTFLTSADDIAGFMKARQEVFPRYFPDGAYPPNTLLIVSRLVRPELRVEIEAMAVRPRPVARRKPAPRRKSRR
- the boxC gene encoding 2,3-epoxybenzoyl-CoA dihydrolase — translated: MADTGEHVRVDFRTEPAKYRHWKLSFDGPVATLAMDVREDGGLTPGYELKLNSYDLGVDIELYDAIQRLRFEHPEVGAVVVTSGKERVFCAGANIRMLSQSAHGFKVNFCKFTNETRNALEEATAESRQTWLTAVNGPCAGGGYELALATDWIVMADDANTAVSLPEVPLLAVLPGTGGLTRLVDKRHVRRDRADFFCTTEEGVKGRRAVEWGLVDEVVPRSKLDAHVRERARELAARTDRPAAARGIRLTPLERTVEGDRVTYGTVACTLDRARALAEITVVGPAAPPPADAEGIHAQGAAFWPLALARELDDLILHLRTNEAEIGVWVFRTVGAAALVEAHDKALAAHRDDWLVREIRLYLRRTLKRLDVSSRSLFALVEPGSCFAGTLLELCLAADRAYMLDGTREGSNRPAPVLRLTELNFGAYPTVNGLSRLASRFLAEPARVDKLRARAGEDLDARAAAEAGLVTFTPDDIDWEDEVRLALEARAAFSPDALTGMEASLRFGGPETLESKIFARLSAWQNWIFQRPNAVGPKGALSVYGTGQRGEFDRRRV
- the boxB gene encoding benzoyl-CoA 2,3-epoxidase subunit BoxB; the encoded protein is MAGIDYTERIPNNVGLAENRRLQRALEEWQPKFLGWWMDMGPHGYQATETYLRTAVSVDAQGWAQFGWVRMPEYRWGIFLAEPGPGRRIAFGDHKGAPAWQEVPGEYRGVLRRLVVTQGDTEPASVEQQRRLGRTSPSLYDLRNLFQVNVEEGRHLWAMVYLLDAYFGRDGREESEALLQRRSGDRDRPRILGAFNEPTPDWLSYFMFTFFTDRDGKYQLAALAESGFDPLSRTCRFMLTEEAHHMFVGETGIGRVVQRACQLMREHKTDDVRRHGGIDLPTLQRYLNFHYSVSLDLFGSEISTNAANFYTMGLKGRFEEMKKTDDHQLKSATYPVTTLDGETLVARDEPALPSLNERLRDDYIADCQRGVDRWNRIIKEHGIDASLRLPHRGFHRAIGLCADVRVSPDGRVLTQAEWDAKKHAWLPTAEDQAWVESLMRPVTEAGKFAGWIAPPPRGVNGQPLDFEYVRLA
- a CDS encoding XRE family transcriptional regulator, which produces MSSLGARIRRLRAERELQQRQLAEKADLTPSMVSQIESGRLTPSLHTLGRVAAALGVPMGSLFDAEPVGSIVVSRRTDHPVVTFDGSSERWTVLGAGLFQGKIRAVVSTLGPKSRGVTTEKVVIKPGQMKLFYVLRGKVALHYNGDRHVLEAGDSALLDGGTPHGWENLGARQAQALWVILG
- a CDS encoding FAD binding domain-containing protein, translated to MIRLPPFTYLLPRTLGDAARALAEHGADAMIVAGGTDLFPNMKRRQFEPKVLVGLRGIRELAGVRGGPREGLTLGAGTTLSAVAAHPEVAAHYPALATAAGLVSSPQLRNMGTLGGNVCVDTRCNYYNQSYEWRKAVGFCMKKDGDICLVAPGSPRCWAVSSSDTAPVLWSLGARVRLVGASGERTVPLEALYRDDGIEYLAKQPGEIVADIGLPPADGWRSAYLKLRRRGSFDFPVLGVAVALRLDGARVAEARIVLGAVASQPRPAPAAAAALAGERLTPELIARVADLAAGPSKPLDNTDFTHPYRKKMTRVFVARALRALAGLDAPGRADAEVA